The region AAACGAAGAGAAAAGTGAAGCCAGGATCGGAAACGGTGTCGCAGTCTTCACTCTGCAGAAGAGGAGAGATGAATTATGGCAGCAGCTCTTCACAGACATCGGTAAGAGAGCTTGGGTTCTGTCACAGCATAGAAACTTGTGCATTTTAGCAgacgacttacagtacattcagactaacattttttacctaacacgtgttccctgggaatcgaacccacaaacttgtgctgctaacgcaatgctctaccactgagccacagaaacacaaatgaaatGCTCTCAAGATGCTGTCCTCAAATGCGTGTTTTCATTCCAAAGATAAAGCCAATCAGATGCAGATTCGAGAACAAGCCATTCTCAAAGTCCAGGAGAAAGAAGCAGAAAAATCGAAAGCCAAAGCTGCCAGGATTCAACAGGAGAAGAAATATGCTCTGGAAACCATGATGAAGGTCCAAAAGGGGTTTTTGGTCACACATCTACTTGAAAATTGACATTTTCTTGAAAGCTCTGATGTCTTACCTTcaacttttgttttaaataaagaaaacgaaGCTTGTTTTCATGCATTTTCCACCGGCGATGATGATTAAAGAGAATAATCTAGTCGCAAACAATGTTATTTAGTGTATAATAGAGCAAGATAGTGTTAAAGGCCTTTTTCTTCTGTATaataaatagtgctgtcaaataattaatcatttttgtttgcataacatatgtgtatatttattatgcatatataaatacgaacacctgcatgtatttatttaagaaaaatgtttatatagTAACATATAAAATTTTGTTActaacaagcagttagtaaatcaATATAGAtcttataaatctttttttttcaaggatAGATTTAGAATAGAGAGTGATAGCGTTAGAGGGTTAAAAATCAAGTAaagttcatgttccatgaagatattttgtacatttcctactgtaaatatatcaaaacttaatgtttgattagtaatatgcattgctaagaacttaatttggacaactttaaaggtgattttctcaatatttagatttttttgcaccatcagattccagattttcaaacagttgtatctcagacaaatattgtctgatcataATAAACCATGCATCATTCATTGGaaagcttatttaaaatgtattagcttatttagattatttaaagatttattctTGAGCTACCTGTTTTGGAAACAATGCACATGCTGATTTCTGCTATATACGCAGAATGATTTCTCATGAACTTGAATGCTGTCTCAAACATTAGCTTGCTGTTGAGTTCTCTGTCTGTGTTTAGCTTGAGAACGAGGAGCGGGACAGGATTCAGAAGATTAAGGATGGAGAATGCGCCAGTGCTACGGCAGAACTGGATTTCTGGAGAGAAACGCAGAGAAAAACAGCAGAAGAAAATGAAAACCTGAAAAAAACACGGGGAACGGGCACGCAGGACAAGCAACCGGTTTATCAGAAAACAGAGCGTGCAAACGCTCCACCTGCGATCACGCTGATGCGTAATACTGGAGACACTACATCAGGTAAACACACTTTCACTTTGTGCTCCATAACCGATCTAAAGCTGTAAATAAACTGTTCTTCTCAGGACCTGACGTGATGCTCGCTTCTTTGATTTTTGACACACCATAAGGAAGCagtcaaaatatataatttgtgaccctggacaacaaaacccaTATTAGGGTCATTTTTAAATCAGATTTAAATTGATGCATGGTTTATTATGATcagacaatatctgtctgagatacaactgtttgaaaatctggaatctgagcgtgcaaaaaaatcatctttaaagttgtccaaatgaattcttagcaatgcatattactaatcaaaaattaagttttgatatatttactttgggaaatatacaaaatatcttcatggtacATGATCATGTCTTTGATTtgaaccctctaactctagcactctctattctaattctttaaaaaaattgccccttttagacttgcactctattcatttactaaaacaaaaaactaacacTATCTCctataatctttttatttattatacaactaACAGATAGCAAATAAAGGCCTCTATCACTAGCTTGCTCTGTTTTATCTGTAcactatctgttttatttttatttattatataaaaacaacaataaccttGCACTTagtacttgcatatcattgctctttgattgcttccattgtcctcatttttatgtcactttgaataaaagcttctgctaaatgactaaatgtaaaaaaaatatataattttgacccatacaatgtatgctacaaataaacctgtgctaattatgactgcttttgtgctgcaggaTCAcacttttttgaataaaaattgTAGGTCCCATTGTTTTGATGAAGCTCCTGTGTTTTCTTGATAGGTCAGAGAAGCAGAAAACAGAAAGCAAAAGATCTGCCTGCTCCCAGATCAGCTGGCTGCATTCAGATCAGCTTCACTCCACGAGTGTTTCCCACCGCGCTGAGAGAGTCTCGCGtcccggaggaggaggaggtctgATCTGCTCTAGAAATGATAGATTATGTAATATTGAGAGTCTAATTGTGTCCATGTGTGTGAGCAGTGGTTGAAGAAGCAGGCGGAGGCCAGGAGAGCAGTGGACACAGATCTGGCCGAACTGGACGAcctgagagaggaagagagaaaccCAGACTGGCTGAAAGAGAAGGGCGAGTGAGTTTCACAGAtcactcttaaagggacagttcaccccaaaatgacaattctgtcattaattactccaaCCTTATTTGCTGACATTTGGTAGTGTTTTATGTGAACATTACCGTTCAGAAGGCTGGGGTTGGTAAGatcttaaatgttttaaaagaagccTGTTCTGCTCACcacgactgcatttatttgatcaaaaatacagtaaaaaaaagtgaaataattttactattaaaatagctgttttctgtatAAATACATgatagaatgtaatttatttctgtgatcaaagctgaatttcagcatcattacttcattagaaatcattttaaaatattgatttgctgctcaggaaagattaatattttgtagaaacaagatacattttatttttcgggattctttgatgaatagaagttcagaagaacagcattttttgtgaacttttgatcaatttaatgcattttgttttttaaatcaaagtattaatttctcttGAATGGTCGTGTACAGGTGCGGTACAAATgtgtgaatgtaaaaaaaaaaaaattctcccctTTTCCTGCAGTAAATTGTTCATGTCAGGAAACTACCAGGCTGCCGTCAACGCTTATAATCTCGCCATAAAACTCAACAGGAAGATCCCGGCTTTATTTTCTAACCGAGCGGCCTGTCATCTCAAACTGAGAAACCTTCACAAAGCCATTGAAGACAGCTCTCAGGTCAGTTTTTActctttatgttctttttttaaatgcatgtggaCTGATTCCCTTCACATTAACTCGTGAACTTTTACAGGCCCTTGAGTTACTGAAGCCTGCGGTCGCTGCAAACGCTTCGGCTCGACTGAAGGCTCATGTGAGACGAGGAACAGCTTTCTGTGAGCTTGAGCTTTATGTGGAAGGTACAGGATCATCAGTTATTCTGCTTTCATGCAAAACACACCAATCTCTGCAGCCATATAAATCCAGAGTAATATTATATAGAGAAATCTTTGCACTGAATTCAGTGTTATAAAAATAGCTGATATTCTTGAGTTAGAATTTAATCTACTGGCCTTTGTTATGATTATGATGAGTTATTTGGCCACTGTTCATAATCTAAAAGTTACATTTGAATCAATTCTGCATTCTTGTTGCTACAAATGTAATTCAAATTCACGATTAAAAAGTGGATTTTTAAAGACACCGTCATTTGATTTCTGAACGCCACACAACTCTGGTTGTCTTTGTAACTTCCTGATATACAGgaagtatttcacaatatcattCTGATGATTTAATTTTAGGTCTTCAGGACTATCAGGCGGCTCTAGAAATCGACCCACACAACACAGCTCTGCGAGCCGATTCAGACAAGATTCGTGAGATCATACAAGGCACCGCATGACCATAAAGCTCCTGAAAGCTAGGATCACTGTTGCAGAAATGAACACGAGCGCATTTTATGTGTTTAACGCTGGTTCCTAATATGAAACCACACATACAGACTGGTTACTCTGGAGAAATGTTTGAATCATATTCATCTTAACAGTATTCATTTTCCCAATAaaaccacatttgcctttttgaATGGATGTTTATTGCGGTCACATGCACAATACTGGAAGTACATCAGTTGCTTCATGTAATTGCAGATAAAAAAAGTCGACTCTATGTTACAGAACATATACTCAATCTGATAAACTGACggataaaataagaataaatgctctTTCAGTAACATTATCATTAATATTCTTCAGCCTATCTGTTCAATGGTTTTGGGCTGCCATCCTCGTTATATATCTGGTCATTAATCCAGTTTATAACTCTCTTGTGTGAGCAGTTTAGATCCTCAGGTTCAGTACCAGATCTTGTCTCATGTAACTTCTTCCAGTCCCCCCACTCCATTCTTCTTGTTCTTGAAATCACCACCAAGATCGCCTTTCTAGAAACACCACGTAATTCCCCAGTTGGAGGAACATGTGTTTCACAGCTGAATCCATAATCATTCCATTTATCGCCTCTGATATAATAATCAACATTATTCATAGTCGTTCTTATTGGATCGTTTTCAAGAAACAGTTTATATGCCGACTCCCACCATGCTTCACCCACTTCATCCAGGGTCTATATATTGCCAAAAGTATTGGCACCCCCTTCTAATAAACAGATTTGACTACTTTAAGTCATTTCCACGAGtacaaatcttaatgtttaagcatataatgatattgtagggaattgtgtgcttctaattttgtagcaacagtttggacaggagctttttctgttctctgtgtataaggcaaggatgaaaaataaatgattgatttAGTGTGGAAGAAATTGACTGGTCTGCATAAAGTCCTAATTCCATCTTTAAATGCTTGTGTCAAAAACTCATCACCAATGATCACCACTAGAtgcaaatttagatttttgggtgaattattcctttaaatcaACTACAACTCTGTCAACTTTACCATCAGAGCTCATGTCAACTATAAGTAACTATTCCAATAGGACATTAAACGGCCTTTTGTAACATAAAACACTTGTTGTATTAACACATCAAACACATATTTTATTCGATAAGGTTATTGTTACATCTGGTGCAGTCAGTTTCAGGTGCAACAAAACAAGACCTATCTTAAATTAGTGATTAGTAAATGTAACtcaaatataaaatgcaaatgtGTTTGATCACTTAAACTGTGTATTGTAATTTGGGATATACACATAGCGGTGGTCCAAGCTTGTATTAAAGGTATTGTCCTGGAACATCCCACACAATCCAAGGTGCTGTGAGAAGCTCTGGGTTATGGGGTGATAGGAACAGGGCGAGGACTCGAACGTGGCTGATCGAGCGCCGTAGTCGCTGGAAGTCGTCTTATACATCAGGTTCTGAGATCTGGCCAGCGCTGGATCTTCAGACGACGTGTGAGATCCTGGTTTGATCATGCAGGAGAAAACTGGATTTCCAGGATTGGCACACGGACCGCATTGCTCTGGATTCGACATGATGACTACAGCCTAAAAGGGGATAATGTGTAGACTAATGAACTATTATTAAAGTAACCAAAGCCAGATGATCATTTTAGGaactttaaactttttattgaccgtttctttaattaaattttatttcctTAGTTTTTCTTAtgttaaaaatatgattttatgaAGATAACGAATGCAATTCCCAGTGATAATATAAATTCAGAATATATAACCCTACTAAACTCTGAACCTCTAGtaaattattttccatttatttatttattttatgctgtCAGATGaataattgcaattaattgcatccaaaataaaagttttggtttacacaaaatgtgtgtgtgtactgtgtgtatgtATTATGTATCTATAAATactcatacatacagtatatatttggaaaatatcatgtatatatttatattcatttatatatatatatatatatatatatatatatatatatatatatatatatatatcaattttattataatatatttttatataaaaaaatcttgaatatataacatataaatatatttaatttataaacatacaatttttttaaacatacattcatgtgtgtgtatttatatatacataacaaatatacacaaaaacgtttatttaggATGCGATTAATCTCGATTAATCGTTTTGACAgaactctttatttattatttggatatGGAAATTAATTTAGCTAAATTCTTAACTGCAACATatctaacttttttatttttaacaatacagTGTCTAATAACTATACTGTTAGGTgtcttatttatataaatagcattttatgtatgtattttaatatatatataatatattattttatagcctatttattttaattgatttttaaatgcacttattttaataaa is a window of Carassius carassius chromosome 23, fCarCar2.1, whole genome shotgun sequence DNA encoding:
- the dnaaf4 gene encoding dynein assembly factor 4, axonemal, with the translated sequence MPLIVRDHTWTQNQSTVYISVPLKGVKSASVHVTCTDEYLKVSFPPFLFELFLFAPINEEKSEARIGNGVAVFTLQKRRDELWQQLFTDIDKANQMQIREQAILKVQEKEAEKSKAKAARIQQEKKYALETMMKLENEERDRIQKIKDGECASATAELDFWRETQRKTAEENENLKKTRGTGTQDKQPVYQKTERANAPPAITLMRNTGDTTSGQRSRKQKAKDLPAPRSAGCIQISFTPRVFPTALRESRVPEEEEWLKKQAEARRAVDTDLAELDDLREEERNPDWLKEKGDKLFMSGNYQAAVNAYNLAIKLNRKIPALFSNRAACHLKLRNLHKAIEDSSQALELLKPAVAANASARLKAHVRRGTAFCELELYVEGLQDYQAALEIDPHNTALRADSDKIREIIQGTA